Sequence from the Elephas maximus indicus isolate mEleMax1 chromosome 13, mEleMax1 primary haplotype, whole genome shotgun sequence genome:
TGCTTTCCAGAAAAGTTATACCAGTTTCTCATTTTACTAGTCTTCTACCCAGTTCTTCATATCCTCACCAGCACTGATATTATGttaaatggttttttaaaaaataaattacttaagGTAATGCTTGAACTTGGAGCAAAAGTTTAAATGCTTAGAAATTAAGTAGTGCAATATATAGTGAAACTTAAAATGTGTATTTCTCTTTAGGAGGCTCCAAACTTAACTAGACTTAAAAGGATTTTCTAAAACATTCTGGTGGTACAGAGTCTTCAGAACAGATACCTTTCTTAgagttctttattctttctgACTCAGCACAGATCTGCTTGTTTAGAGTTGGTATGAGATGAAAGTTCAGTGTGTGTTCTTTTGATCCTAAGTTTTTCTCTCTTAGCCCTACCCTTAGTTCTTGGGACAGCTATATAGAGTGGTTTAGGGGAAGTATATGTGGGGTTTTCCTTTATTATATAAAGCAGATTTGGATAATGTATGATTACAGTTTTGTGTCTGAATTCTTTGCTAATTCTGTATAAATTTCAGGTGTGCAACAGAGGAACATGGCTCAAGAAACTAATCACAGCCAAGTGCCTATGCTTTGTTCCACTGGCTGCGGATTTTATGGAAATCCTCGTACAAATGGCATGTGTTCCGTATGCTATAAAGAACATCTTCAAAGGCAGAATAGTAGTAATGGTAGAATAAGCCCACCTGGTAAGTAAGTCGGTTAAGACACTGTACTGAAATGTACTTGGTTAGTAGACTGGTGCTTCTTAATACATTTTCCTCCTCATATTGTACCTATAAACCCACCCATcgagtgccgtccagtcgattccaactcatagcgaccctattagctCTCGTTGAGGGCTAGGTTATGAGTATTGTACTTATAGTACCACATTTATATCTGTAAAATTTCTCATTATATATTGTGATTATCAGCAGTGGGGAGACAGGGACAAGAGTACCTTTGCCCATGGAAAATACCTACACCCCTCACTTATTGAcacagttaggttccaaagaccaagtcgTTAGGTGAAAACCggcgttatgcaaaaatggagcaTGAccacatgagatcacaaaatttaggatgactgcatcattagataactgccaaattacatcactacataagcACCAAACtactgacaatcatggcccagccaagttgacacataaccttaaccatcacagccagcgttacacTTCAGCATTCGTTACTGCTAGACATACGACGTTAAGGCGcaaaatagataatttttttactattgttgtaaatgtgaaatgtcggaTAACGAGATAGTTGATAGGTGAGGAGTAGGTATACTATAAATCCTTTCCATAGTCTTTTCTTTTTACTGTGCTGCAGAACTCTTTTCACCTGATTAAAATAGACAAACCTCAAATACATATATAGCTATCTTGTAAAGTAAGATACCGAGGGCTATAAGACGACCTTGGTTCTTTTCTTTAGGAGACTTGCAGCCAGGGTAGTTGCGGAACAAAAGAGTGGATTATAGATAGCCACAGCTAACTTTAGAGAAAACCCTACTCCATTTGGAAGGAAGGGGTCTAGTGGGGTGACTCAAAGTAAGGATATTCAACCCAGTTCATTTGGGTTCTTCGTGCCTTTTGAATCAAAGGCTTTTCTTAGAATTGAGGTGGGCTTTTGTTTccatgaaggagccctagtggtgtattGGTTAGGCTCTCGACTGCTAATCAGatggtcagcggttcaaacccactagccactccatgggagaaagatgtcacagcctacttctgtaaagattacagttttggaaaccctatggggcagttctgctctgtgctgtagggtctctatgagtcagacttgatggcaacgggttttttgtttcaGTAGTTGTGGAAGAAGGATCACGAGGATTTTGAGTATAAGATTTGCAAAAGGAAAATGTCAGAAGTATTCATCTAAGTTCTTTTGTAGGTTAATGGTTGAGTGTATAGATTTTTGTGGTTAATGGAAGTATAGACTGTTATTAgttcatttaaaattttgtatgaggtCTTGTTGTTTCATTTTCAAGCCAGAAACTAGAACGATTTCATTGAAATGTCTCCAAATTTTAGTATTCCTTTTTTCAAATGAATACAAATAGTTGTTCTTTAATTAAATGGCCATCTGCATTTCTGCTATATGAAGTACAGGGAAAATGATATAACCTAATGTGCTAAGCACAGATATTAATTCTGAATCTATGTCCacttctaaattattttttgttttaaatatctcACTTGTACGCTAGTTCTCGGAAGGTGTTTGTGAGTTAACGTTTTGGGTTTGGGTGATACTCAGTAGTGAGAAGTAGGAGTTAAGTTTATAAATTATATACAGTTTATACATGGTTCCCTTCCTCATTAATAGTCACATTTTTTATTGGCAAactcttgaaatttttttaaaaataatgaaaccaGCATTATATAGTAAGTAAAACAAAACCTGTATACTGTATTTTTGGAAAATCTATCTTGATTTTTTAGATAAGGTCTTAGACTGCCCAGAGTACGGAATCGCTAATATGAAGTGTGGTACTCTTACAGCAACTTCTGTCAGTAGTCTGTCTGAGTCTTTACCAGTTCAGTGCACAGATGGCAGTGTCCCAGAAGCCCAGTCATCATTAGACTTTACGTCTTCATCTATGCAGCCAAGGTAAGCTGTAGTCTCTGAACTGTAATTGGAAAGCTAATgaaaaataaaggatattttcACATTTGATGAGTTCTATTAAGGAAAACTATAGTAATGCCGCTTGTGGAGCAGTTTTTTCTATCTGATTTTTACTGACTGGTTAAAAagggtttttattgtttttattaaggGCAGTTTGTCTGTTATGTCAGATTTCCTTTTCAGActtcttttccctcatttttcctcATCATATATTCTGACCTGCCCCCGAAGTCCTTTTGAAGCATGTTAAGTTCTTAAAATTTTAATCTTATTCTGCAATTATTAGTACTttgtattaaaaaatacaattttatcaCAGGTTCTGTTAAATACTGTGATGTTGTAACCATGTCGGTTTGTATCAtagtacatttttttctttttaattttgaagttaTATCATTAAAAAGCCTGAAAGTGtagaaatatttgttttgtttttattatcttaGTAAGCAAATATTAAGTTTCTATTCTGTGGGGTTTTTTGTTCCCCCCCCCTTCTGCCCCCCCCAATTCATGATAGTAGATGTTCAATTCCACTACCAGTATATCATTTAAAACTTTGTCTTGAGATTCCTTAAGCATGTCTTCATCGTGCTGGTTTTCATTTAATGAATTCAcgtggtacttgaaataccaaaAGCACACACTATTGCTTTGTTTCTAAAGCAGTAGACTTTTGATCCAAATTGGTCTCTAGTTTCAAAGCTTTATGGTTATGcttaagttattaaaaaaatacctgTTTATTCTTGTCTTAATGGTCTGTTTAGATATGTTGAACTCTTCTTATATAGTATCGCTTTAGTTAATATTCACTTGTGGAGATCATCTTTTAAAtctaaatatttttggttttctagcccTGTATCAAATCAGTCCCTTTTATCAGAATCTGTAGCATCTTCCCAAGTGGACAGCACATCTCTGGACAAAGCAGCACCTGAAACAGAAGATCTCCAAGGTTTGTATATGAACTAGCGTGTATTTTGTCATCTGTCCCAACGTTTGAGTATTTTAGGCCATGtactttttttaaatgcatatttttgtgtttattttctttatgaagagAGTATTTTATATCCTGAAGAATTTAATTGACTGAAATGTTGAGAGCCATTTCCTACTTACATACATATCATCAGCATCAAACATAGAAAATTCAAAATGTGTTTGAGAAATATAATTAAATGAACAGGTAGTGGTGGTATACTATTCTGTCTTGTTATTTTGGCCAGTTTAATCCAAAAACTATTTTGTCTCCAGGCAAAGTGGGACTGCTGATTTGAAGGAAatctttttctcctgtttttttacTTAAATTGTCGGAGACACTGTAACTTGGCTGGCAGTCACTCCACTTGCCCGTTCTGTGACTTACAGTGTAATAGTCCCATTCAGTTACTTAGATTCATAGCACGGTACCTCATGTTCttacctgtaatttttttttttttagtttatttattgtgctttaagtgaaagtttacaaataagtcagtctcttatacaaaaagttatatacaccttactgtgtactcctagctgctctcccaccagtgagacagcacacgcctcctctccaccctgtatgccccatgtccattcagccagctcctggccccgtcttccttctcatctcgctttcagacaggagttgcccacatagtctcaggtgtttacttgagtcaagaagctcctcaccagtatcattacctatattatagtccagtccagtccctgtctggagagctggcttcgggaatggttccaatcttgttGCCCATGCTTTTTATGTCCCCATTGTATGGATCAAAGTGGTGGTAAGCTTTCTTAGTGGGCAGAGACAGTGCAGAGGACACCATTCAGGAGGCTGTTGAATAACCTATGTTTAATCAGTTATAGTCTGCCAGTATGTGGAAACTGTGTATTAACAGAAGGGGAATACTTTGGAAAACAAGCCCCCAAGGATAAGCAATATGTCATTCTGTCTGTGGCACGGTTTAAAGAGAGAAGATACCCTGACCAGTGAAACCTCCCATTGTGCATGGTGTTTACATGCTGGCAGTAGATACATCAGACAGTTTTAGCttaaatttgtttaatttttaatttagccAAACTAGCTAACACCGTTTGTTCTGATTTCAGATTCAACAAGTGCCTGGCATAATTTGCCTATTTCTGTAGGTAACATAATATTCTAGTCCACCTAGCATATTATCATAAATTTATAAATACTAaagtgagtaattttttttttttttaaatagaaaagctTAAGGAAGGGCAGAAACAGAAGATGTCACAAAATTTAGATATTCATTGGGCATAGGAAATGAGAACTCAAGGGTGATGCTAAAGCTTTCAGTTTTATGATACAAGTAGTCCCTGACTTgtgatgtatttgagttatgacacACCACACTTAATGACTATCCGCTTTTAGGGTGTgcgtgtacttttttttttttttagcgttaGTAATATGGAGAACATGCAGTGTTGCAGCGCGTAATTAGCTGATATTattctcagatgtaatgtttccaacacccaaagacaaagattggatttataaagatactgacaataaaaggcaactcgacggcactgggggaaataatgaaaactaaactaaaaaagtATTCAGCGTACGTCAGAACTAACTTATAATGGAGTAGTTGTTGGAATGGAATCCTGTTGTAAGTCAGGAACTACCTGTAGTGGCAATGTGGTTAGACAAAAttttagatgttaaaaaaaaaagaaaaaaaaccaaacccattgccattgaggcaattccaacccgtagcagccctataggacagagtagaactgctccacagggtttccaaggctgtgcatctttacagaagccaactgccacatccttATCCCATGGACCGCCGGTGGgctttaactgccaaccttttggttagcagccgagcatttttaaccactgcgtcaccagggcttcttcattttagATACAGTGGGTTATAAGTGATCAAATTTCAAAGGGAGAGGGCTCAGTTGGAGGTTGTAGATAGGATAGTAGGCGTTTAAATGTGTGGAGTGGTCAGGATTATGCCTGAGGTTTGGAAGTCTATGACATAGGTTAAAAAGGAGAGGTTAAAAACAAGAGGAGCAACAAGGGGCCGGCAGAGTTGCAGAGGAATTAGTTATCTAGATtctggttagtttttttttttttttttaatcattagatgaaggtttacagaacaaaccagtttctcatcaaacagtacatgcATTGTggtatgacattggctaacaagccccctacatgtcaacactctcccttctcaaccctcgTTTCcttattaccggctttcctgttccctcctgccttccagtccctgtcccatggctggtgtgcccctttagtcttgttttattgcaTGTTCAATCTTTGGCCGAAAGGTGAACCTccggagtggcctcattactgagctgaaagggccatactcttggggtttttccagtctgtgtcaggctaGGAAGTTGGgtctttgtttttgggttagaattttgttctacatttttctccagctctgtctaggaccctctgttgtggtccttgtcagagcagtcagtggtggtagccaggcaccatctagttgtactagctcagcctgttggaggctgtggtagatgtggtccgttagtcctttggaccagttTTTCCCttatatgtttagttttcttcattcttccttgctctcaaaggggtgaggccagtggtgtatcctagatggccacttacaggcttttaagaccccagacctacttaccaaagtagaatgtagaacattttataacCTTTCTTAtggccagttgagctagatgttccctgatacCATAgttcccacagctctcagcccagcaatttgatgCCTCAGgaagtttgaatgtgtctgtggagctaactggttagtttttttggtcacAGTGCCAAAAGAGAGTATCTATAGGCGGAGGTTGCTTAGCAGTGTTGAGAGATAAGTTAGGAGGAATGAAAACAGTCTCTTAATTATGAAAATGTTTTTGTCTTGGGAAATAAGTTTTAGAATGTTGACAGtggaaaaaatataaagatgaaGGATACAGTATCAGTTGTTTTACAGTGAACATTGTAGGTTGGTGAACTATCATAATACGAAGTACTTTTGTACCATTTATAGTCCTCTCCTCTTAGCCCTGAGTACATGGATGCAAAAGGTGGTCATGAGACCATTTTGGAAGAATTTATAGaaggttttaaaaatttatagacTCCGTTTCCATGTATAGTTTGAACTACTTTTAGATTAAATAAGTATTAACTTTTAAAGGCCTGGGAAAAAAAGCATTCATAATTTCAGCTTAGTAGTCTTTGAAAACCAGTTATAAGTTTCATTTGAATTTGAGAGTATTAGTTTTCAATGTGTAAAATCTCTAACagctttagtttaaaaaaaagttttagcttACACTGTTGAATATAGAATGTGTTCTTCATttattgcacacacacacacacacacgcttatgATTTCCCTGTTGGACAGGCACAAACacagaatttctttttaaatttatttaatagaAGGATGAAAAGAGACATAAAGAGAAAAAGTCTCTTGACTCAAGTCATGTGGTCGTTTGTGCTGGAACTGAAACCTAGTCACCTGACTCTAGGCTAGTATTCTTTCCATTAGACAGTTGGATAGGGTCATGGATGTGTGTGTTCCTAATGCCACGTCCAGCTCACCTCAGATCCTGGGATAAGTTCAGCTGGTTTGGTGAGCTAGCCAGGTATCTCTTTTCTTCTATTATCACTGCATGTACATCCCTCAGAGGACATTTATTTAGCTAGAAAGACCATCCCAAATGGAAGCATGTATATGAGCAGTATCTGTGTACCTAAACCAGAATTTCCTAACATTTTTATTGGAATTTTCAGGATAGTGTCCCTGAAGTAGCCTTTTTTTCTCTGTAGGTATTCTGCTTATAATTACGATATGCTGCCACCAGGTGGGTGGTACTGCTTTCATTTTGACCTCATGACTCTGAAGAATGTTTCTCTAGTTAGCTGAGAATTTAACGGATTGCTGCTGCGTGGTTCTCATTTAATTatgctttttaatttaaaaaatagcagTAGCTCACACAGTGTCACTTAGGAATGTAATTCAGGTTTCTAGTTTACAAAagctagcttaaaaaaaaaaactttaaagcatTTTGGTGTActctaatatatatatttgactGCCCGCTTTATTGAACAATATGCTTAACTTTGATTAACCTCTTAGTACCCCAGATCTTGAGTCATAGCAAAAAGAGTGTGGAATTTTGATTCAGAGGTTCTGCATTCATACAGCAGATGTGTAAGTACTTGATACTCCCACTTAACTTCCCTTAGCCTTCATTACTTTTGAAGGAGACTAATAATCATGTCTGTCTTTATATAGGGTATGAAAAGTCAGTGAGATAATGAAGGTGAGATGAGTTTTGTAAACTGCGAAGAATATGCTTATTCTTTATAATGATTTTGGAGTTACAGGAGGCTTAGAATAAGAATTGTGAAGCTATTCTCAGAACATTATTTCTCTCCAGTAGCAGAGAGAAATAATTTCTGAGGTAGTAAGCTCTCCCTCAGCAAAGCATTCTAACAAAGCTGAGGTGTTGTCAGGGACAGTGTAGAGGGGATCACTGCACTGGGTGCAGGTTGAACTGAAATTTTCAGACTCTTTAAACTCTGAGGGTTCCTGACTTCATATAAAGCCAAATTGTCAAACTAGTGATTCAGAGCAATCAGAGGGATGCAGTCTCCTTGGACTAATTTAAGAAAGCTGTGTGGATTAAAAGTCAGAGATTTCGTCTGGCTTTGAAGAATGGAAAATAGGCTAAtgagaatagccaaaacaatcttgaaaaaaaaagaacaaagagaattcacaatttctaatttcaaaatttactagaagctatagtaatcaagatTTTGTGGTACTAGCTTAAGAATAGGCATATAGatgaatgaaatagaattgagagtccaaaaataaatCCTTACGTTTATGgggaattgattttcaacaatggTGCTAATACCATTGAATGGGGAAAGAAtcgtcttttcaacaaatgatgctgggacagcCTCTCAGATTCCCATGCAGAAGTGGATCCCTACCTcagaccatacacaaaaactaattcaacacGGATCGAAGATCTAAAAGTAAGTGTTAAAACtatactcttagaagaaaatgtaggggtaAATTTTCACAAATTGAATTAGGCAGTGGTTTCTTAGCTATTATCTGACACCTAAAGCATAAGCACCTAGGGAAAAAATAgatgagtagaactgcatcagaattaaaaattttttgctTCGAAGGACACTATCGATAGagtgaaaagataacctacagaatgggagaaactaCTTGGAAATTCATATCCGATAAGgatctagtatccagaatatataaagaactcttacagctcaataataaaaagacaacccagtggccaaaggatttgaatagatataTCTCCTCaccaataagcaaatgaaaagatgttcaacatcattaaccatcagggaactgcaaatcaaaactgtaagGTACCACTTTGTAGCCATTAGGATGGCAGTAATCAATAACAACAAGGGCTGGCAGAGATGTGGACAAATTGGGACCTCatatgttgctggtgggaatgaaaaacttg
This genomic interval carries:
- the ZFAND6 gene encoding AN1-type zinc finger protein 6 isoform X1 produces the protein MAQETNHSQVPMLCSTGCGFYGNPRTNGMCSVCYKEHLQRQNSSNGRISPPATSVSSLSESLPVQCTDGSVPEAQSSLDFTSSSMQPSPVSNQSLLSESVASSQVDSTSLDKAAPETEDLQGPRAEGLVPLECDPPSSVPDTAQQPSEEQNKSLEKPKQKKNRCFMCRKKVGLTGFECRCGNVYCGVHRYSDVHNCSYNYKADAAEKIRKENPVVVGEKIQKI
- the ZFAND6 gene encoding AN1-type zinc finger protein 6 isoform X2, with the protein product MAQETNHSQVPMLCSTGCGFYGNPRTNGMCSVCYKEHLQRQNSSNGRISPPATSVSSLSESLPVQCTDGSVPEAQSSLDFTSSSMQPSPVSNQSLLSESVASSQVDSTSLDKAAPETEDLQASVPDTAQQPSEEQNKSLEKPKQKKNRCFMCRKKVGLTGFECRCGNVYCGVHRYSDVHNCSYNYKADAAEKIRKENPVVVGEKIQKI